The Ictalurus punctatus breed USDA103 chromosome 17, Coco_2.0, whole genome shotgun sequence sequence TACTAAGGCTAGTTACCCGATCAAAAAATTTGGGAAACAGTTTCAGTAAGTTGAACAGGGCAAAGATCCTGAGAGGTATGAACTTGGAAAGAATGGTCATTAAGGTAGTGATGTCCTCACCAGCTTGTCCAAGGGCAGATGATACTTGCTTAGTCACCTTCTCAAGGGCAGTTTTGTTCTCACCAAGTACAACATAAAGGGCAGCCAGATACTCCTGCATGGCTGGAACAGCAAAAACATATCGTTTCTCATCTGACTCAGTAAGATTTCGACTATGTTCCACACAAGGCATGAGGAAGAAGTCTAGCACATCTGTACGAAACACTGCCAGTTGCTGAAGTTCTTCATCGGTTTTGGTCTTTCCACCAACCCACTGTTCAAGGTCAGTCTCTGAAAAAGAAGTATGTTTACTGTTGACTCCATCGAAAGCCAGCTTCCCTACAGTGCGGACCACATAAAGCATTAATGAATTCTGTTCCTCTGGTGAATATATGTCTCCTCCCACTGTCAGCACCTCTCCCCCAAAGTTAAGCCTCAGGAAGCTTGTGTAGATACCAGTAAGAGTGCGAATGGGTGCCTTGGCATCAGTAAAGTGCAGAAAGTGAAGTGTGGCACACATGAGCCAGCAGTAGGAAGGCAAAAGGCAGGCTGTTGCTAACTGGCTCTCCCGCTGCAAGTTGAAGTAGAGCATCTCGATCAGAGATTCTGCTTCTTTGCCTGGCTTTTCTCCACTTTGTTGCAACAGTCTACTTGTAAAGTAGGTTCTCTGGCGATCAGGATCACTGAAACCACAGATCTGAGCATAGCGGTTCACATATTTCTTTGGGATACGATCTACAGCAGACAGCCTGGTTGTGACCAAAATGCTGGCCTGAAAAATATTCAATGAGAAAGGTATAGTGAGTGATTTCTCTTCAGTGGTTTCTCCAAAACACAACTCTAAGCTAAAGGACTGTCTGTCTGGAAATGAGAAGTGGACAACTAATACAAAGAAATGTAGCTATTTTTATactgtgcatttgtttttgttgttcctAACAACTATTTGGTTATGCACTATGATTTTGCTTGGGTAGTGGGGGATTGGGGTGGGGATTCAGACATTCGAAAGATACAGTGGTGGTTGTTGTGATTAACATGCGACAAGGAAAATCACAGCtaaaataatgtgtaaaaaataactgaataagtctaataaaacttattttctttcaaaaattAAATGTGACAAATATATTTGGCACCCCTAAATAATTTTATAAGGATGCTAATAATTAATAGAAGGAGACCAGAAGTTTAGACACACCTCAGGTAGGAGGTATTTCCTCAGCAAGTTCACCACAACAGCTCCTGCTGGAAGAGCCTCATTAGGATCACTGCATAATTCGGTGGTGGCAATCCTAAAGTCTAACTTCATCTTCTCCATTCCGTTGAAGATGAAGAGGACCTCACTGGCCTGGTTATTATCTCCACTGAGAAATGGTGTCTTACGAAGGTGTACATATTTTCTACCCACAAGGTCTCTTAGCGATGTGGATTTAGACAACTGAGAGAGATCTTCACAAGAGAAGGGCACCACCAGCTTGAACTGGGACAGGGCTGAACCAGCACACCAGTCCAAAACCAGCTTGCGGACAACTGTACTTTTCCCAGTCCCAACAGCTCCATAGAGCAATATGTTGAGTCCTTGTTGCTCTGTGATGCTGTTTCTTGGGTCAAACAGATGTTTAGCTGTGACAGATTTTCTCAGTGATTCATTTCCTTTGAATGGATTAATCGAGAGGCCTTTTCCTTCTTCTGGGGATTTCTCAAGAATAAGTGGCTCTACATGCATGGTTTGAGGAGAAAAGTAACCGCCAAACTGTTTCTCTTCCCGAGGCAAGTGGCTGAACCACATCGCTAACTTATGTTTGTGGAGCTCTATGGGATCTGTAGATCAAATTCAACACAGCAATTTAATTTGCAACCTGGACCCAATACCCAAAGGCTGTTGTGTATAGCTACACTTGATACCATGGTATGCCAAAAGTTTTAGCTCACCTGTGTTTGTTGTGCTGGAACAATATAACCTCAAACTGTAACCAGAGAATGATGATCTCGTAAACTTTATTCGTTCACTCCACCCCATTCTACAAGGACTCATCCACCTGTTAAAGACACTTATGAAACAAGACTTTAACACTAGGGTGTACACTTTTGTTATATTCTTACATGCTAGAACATCAAACTGCTTTAAATCATGGTATATTACCTGGGCTGTAATAAGGATCCAGCTTTTCTGACACAACAGAAGTCACTAGGTGGAAAGGTGAACTCCAGTTCTGATAGAGATAATAATAGGAATACAAATCAGCAAAATACAGTACTTATAAGCAGATATGTAGATAAATCAGAgaaatgtgctttaaaaaacCCACTTCTCTCCGGAAATGTTGACTCATGTTTGTAGGACAAATCTTTTAGTGTCCTGTAGGATCTCTTGCTTATAGCTTCTGTTCCTGTCACCCTTCCAAATCGCCACATTCTGGTATCCTTTAAGACCCCTCCTAAAATAGCAACAGTCCTAATGTATTATGgttatgtttatttacattcacTGCTTAGCATGAATGTTTTAACCTCCGTACAGAATCATACAGATCAACCTCCTAATTTTCCGAGCAAGTTGCACTGTTTGCAGAATAACTGTATATGGAAAATGATGTGCATGTGTTTTGCATTTGTTCTGATGAACAGCATGCTTCAAATCAGAGCATGTATGCTGTGTCCCAAAactctccatacataggggaaattacaactgtttagcaaaatgtcttacaatttttttcatatatactGTTGGCAAACTGGAAACCAAAGTTGGGAGAaacaactctgtgtgtgtttacaaagaaagtCGACAAAGTCGATATATTTGTGGAGTTGTGTGCACTCTTGACGctagaaatatttcaaaatccACAAATGCGTGCAGTGACCACAAACACTTTGTTCTTGACTTGAGATTACATCTGTTGTTTACAATTTGAGGTTGGTTTTAGTTCTATTGCTGCTGTTTGTAATGCTCTTTAAAATGATCACTGAGGGGCGGGGCGACATCGACTCGAAAGCAGAATACTACAGAAGTACGGTGGCCgagaagtgcaaaacaaaacacaaatataaaaacaaaaaacaagtccACAAACAAAACTAcaatttataaacacaatgacaaatccgaaaacaaatgaacaagacagaaaacacactaacaaatcagacaaaactgaaaaggtttttatatataatattttgaaTGAATTACTTACCGCTGATTGGACGACACATATGTCAATGAAGATATACAGGaagtaaaaaattataaacaacTTTGTTTCTTGTACGTTAGTGGACTTCTGTGTTTatattaaaccatttttttgtCCATAGCGAAACTTTAAATGCTAGAAAATAAACGTTTATATTGGcaagaaatgagaaaatggaATTTATTCATTGCTAATTTCAGGAAGGACATTCACATGCCGTCATTTTGGGATCTTCTGTTAACATACCATGCCATAAAGATTAGCTTGCGCTCTCTAAAAACACACCTAAAGGACGCAGGTCtgtttagaggaaaaaaatattcccCATTAAATGAAGTAAGGAATGCataagaacagagctgtgtggACCAGGACAGTAAATCGGCTACCGGATAATGCGGTTAGCGCTTCCGCAGAAGCACAAGTTGCGTCTAAACCGTGATGATGTTATACATCTGCTGCAAGAACTTACAGATCAAAGGACACGCCgtagatttgttcatttttttattttaaccgcAATATGGACAAAATATactgacacatgcacacacgaaTTGACTTTCCAGTACTACCGCAGCCTGCTGCACTTCCTGTATATCTTGATTGACAGATGTGTCGTCCAATCAGCGGTAAGCAATCCATTCAAAAATATACCTAGCTTTTCCGTTTTGTCTGATCTGTTCATgtgtttttggatttgttgatttgttttcggatttgtcattgtgtttataatgtgttgttttgttttgcaaaaaCGCCATAAGCGGCCATGCGTTATTAACttcattttctgttgttttctcgtgatcttgacataaccaaaagctgttttctcacaaTGTAACTTTAACCTGAGAAAATCTGGCGCTTTGTCGGGTGTTACATGCACGTTGGCATCTTCGCC is a genomic window containing:
- the nlrx1 gene encoding NLR family member X1 isoform X4 — translated: MCRPISGGVLKDTRMWRFGRVTGTEAISKRSYRTLKDLSYKHESTFPERKLEFTFPPSDFCCVRKAGSLLQPSVFNRWMSPCRMGWSERIKFTRSSFSGYSLRLYCSSTTNTDPIELHKHKLAMWFSHLPREEKQFGGYFSPQTMHVEPLILEKSPEEGKGLSINPFKGNESLRKSVTAKHLFDPRNSITEQQGLNILLYGAVGTGKSTVVRKLVLDWCAGSALSQFKLVVPFSCEDLSQLSKSTSLRDLVGRKYVHLRKTPFLSGDNNQASEVLFIFNGMEKMKLDFRIATTELCSDPNEALPAGAVVVNLLRKYLLPEASILVTTRLSAVDRIPKKYVNRYAQICGFSDPDRQRTYFTSRLLQQSGEKPGKEAESLIEMLYFNLQRESQLATACLLPSYCWLMCATLHFLHFTDAKAPIRTLTGIYTSFLRLNFGGEVLTVGGDIYSPEEQNSLMLYVVRTVGKLAFDGVNSKHTSFSETDLEQWVGGKTKTDEELQQLAVFRTDVLDFFLMPCVEHSRNLTESDEKRYVFAVPAMQEYLAALYVVLGENKTALEKVTKQVSSALGQAGEDITTLMTILSKFIPLRIFALFNLLKLFPKFFDRVTSLSRGRIANTMAAEMFRSEDSYNEDVLDQVEQSLLGVQGPQPQQTDDTRSFELYPIFMGGLLHYGNRKLLEQLGCDIKSTTVAQITRTLKKQLIKESRKQQPPEELMDLLVLLYELQNPRLTAEVLQSVKVINLSNVRMTPLKCFVLSSVLNCLPPGFVLNELNLSSCHITPDLLHMLYPAFNNTRSLKLCDNSLLDRGASHLLDALSGNQSLQKLSLMHTGLGDSTASELAARLESHGGLQVLNVAYNNIGDGAALKLVDACREHATIHTLHLYLNQLTDLGKQSLHVRGVPQEGGRRVKVLASVTEGSDISEDWHPILSIIGKNSLSWERERVREQLLVFLKDLEWGRKQHSSFWKKLHFRRVERVVRQTLYMLEKRSTAN
- the nlrx1 gene encoding NLR family member X1 isoform X3 — its product is MWRFGRVTGTEAISKRSYRTLKDLSYKHESTFPERKLEFTFPPSDFCCVRKAGSLLQPSVFNRWMSPCRMGWSERIKFTRSSFSGYSLRLYCSSTTNTDPIELHKHKLAMWFSHLPREEKQFGGYFSPQTMHVEPLILEKSPEEGKGLSINPFKGNESLRKSVTAKHLFDPRNSITEQQGLNILLYGAVGTGKSTVVRKLVLDWCAGSALSQFKLVVPFSCEDLSQLSKSTSLRDLVGRKYVHLRKTPFLSGDNNQASEVLFIFNGMEKMKLDFRIATTELCSDPNEALPAGAVVVNLLRKYLLPEASILVTTRLSAVDRIPKKYVNRYAQICGFSDPDRQRTYFTSRLLQQSGEKPGKEAESLIEMLYFNLQRESQLATACLLPSYCWLMCATLHFLHFTDAKAPIRTLTGIYTSFLRLNFGGEVLTVGGDIYSPEEQNSLMLYVVRTVGKLAFDGVNSKHTSFSETDLEQWVGGKTKTDEELQQLAVFRTDVLDFFLMPCVEHSRNLTESDEKRYVFAVPAMQEYLAALYVVLGENKTALEKVTKQVSSALGQAGEDITTLMTILSKFIPLRIFALFNLLKLFPKFFDRVTSLSRGRIANTMAAEMFRSEDSYNEDVLDQVEQSLLGVQGPQPQQTDDTRSFELYPIFMGGLLHYGNRKLLEQLGCDIKSTTVAQITRTLKKQLIKESRKQQPPEELMDLLVLLYELQNPRLTAEVLQSVKVINLSNVRMTPLKCFVLSSVLNCLPPGFVLNELNLSSCHITPDLLHMLYPAFNNTRSLNLQFNSLDSESCILLRDLLLESNCKIKSLQLCDNSLLDRGASHLLDALSGNQSLQKLSLMHTGLGDSTASELAARLESHGGLQVLNVAYNNIGDGAALKLVDACREHATIHTLHLYLNQLTDLGKQSLHVRGVPQEGGRRVKVLASVTEGSDISEDWHPILSIIGKNSLSWERERVREQLLVFLKDLEWGRKQHSSFWKKLHFRRVERVVRQTLYMLEKRSTAN
- the nlrx1 gene encoding NLR family member X1 isoform X2 → MCRPISGGVLKDTRMWRFGRVTGTEAISKRSYRTLKDLSYKHESTFPERKLEFTFPPSDFCCVRKAGSLLQPRWMSPCRMGWSERIKFTRSSFSGYSLRLYCSSTTNTDPIELHKHKLAMWFSHLPREEKQFGGYFSPQTMHVEPLILEKSPEEGKGLSINPFKGNESLRKSVTAKHLFDPRNSITEQQGLNILLYGAVGTGKSTVVRKLVLDWCAGSALSQFKLVVPFSCEDLSQLSKSTSLRDLVGRKYVHLRKTPFLSGDNNQASEVLFIFNGMEKMKLDFRIATTELCSDPNEALPAGAVVVNLLRKYLLPEASILVTTRLSAVDRIPKKYVNRYAQICGFSDPDRQRTYFTSRLLQQSGEKPGKEAESLIEMLYFNLQRESQLATACLLPSYCWLMCATLHFLHFTDAKAPIRTLTGIYTSFLRLNFGGEVLTVGGDIYSPEEQNSLMLYVVRTVGKLAFDGVNSKHTSFSETDLEQWVGGKTKTDEELQQLAVFRTDVLDFFLMPCVEHSRNLTESDEKRYVFAVPAMQEYLAALYVVLGENKTALEKVTKQVSSALGQAGEDITTLMTILSKFIPLRIFALFNLLKLFPKFFDRVTSLSRGRIANTMAAEMFRSEDSYNEDVLDQVEQSLLGVQGPQPQQTDDTRSFELYPIFMGGLLHYGNRKLLEQLGCDIKSTTVAQITRTLKKQLIKESRKQQPPEELMDLLVLLYELQNPRLTAEVLQSVKVINLSNVRMTPLKCFVLSSVLNCLPPGFVLNELNLSSCHITPDLLHMLYPAFNNTRSLNLQFNSLDSESCILLRDLLLESNCKIKSLQLCDNSLLDRGASHLLDALSGNQSLQKLSLMHTGLGDSTASELAARLESHGGLQVLNVAYNNIGDGAALKLVDACREHATIHTLHLYLNQLTDLGKQSLHVRGVPQEGGRRVKVLASVTEGSDISEDWHPILSIIGKNSLSWERERVREQLLVFLKDLEWGRKQHSSFWKKLHFRRVERVVRQTLYMLEKRSTAN
- the nlrx1 gene encoding NLR family member X1 isoform X1: MCRPISGGVLKDTRMWRFGRVTGTEAISKRSYRTLKDLSYKHESTFPERKLEFTFPPSDFCCVRKAGSLLQPSVFNRWMSPCRMGWSERIKFTRSSFSGYSLRLYCSSTTNTDPIELHKHKLAMWFSHLPREEKQFGGYFSPQTMHVEPLILEKSPEEGKGLSINPFKGNESLRKSVTAKHLFDPRNSITEQQGLNILLYGAVGTGKSTVVRKLVLDWCAGSALSQFKLVVPFSCEDLSQLSKSTSLRDLVGRKYVHLRKTPFLSGDNNQASEVLFIFNGMEKMKLDFRIATTELCSDPNEALPAGAVVVNLLRKYLLPEASILVTTRLSAVDRIPKKYVNRYAQICGFSDPDRQRTYFTSRLLQQSGEKPGKEAESLIEMLYFNLQRESQLATACLLPSYCWLMCATLHFLHFTDAKAPIRTLTGIYTSFLRLNFGGEVLTVGGDIYSPEEQNSLMLYVVRTVGKLAFDGVNSKHTSFSETDLEQWVGGKTKTDEELQQLAVFRTDVLDFFLMPCVEHSRNLTESDEKRYVFAVPAMQEYLAALYVVLGENKTALEKVTKQVSSALGQAGEDITTLMTILSKFIPLRIFALFNLLKLFPKFFDRVTSLSRGRIANTMAAEMFRSEDSYNEDVLDQVEQSLLGVQGPQPQQTDDTRSFELYPIFMGGLLHYGNRKLLEQLGCDIKSTTVAQITRTLKKQLIKESRKQQPPEELMDLLVLLYELQNPRLTAEVLQSVKVINLSNVRMTPLKCFVLSSVLNCLPPGFVLNELNLSSCHITPDLLHMLYPAFNNTRSLNLQFNSLDSESCILLRDLLLESNCKIKSLQLCDNSLLDRGASHLLDALSGNQSLQKLSLMHTGLGDSTASELAARLESHGGLQVLNVAYNNIGDGAALKLVDACREHATIHTLHLYLNQLTDLGKQSLHVRGVPQEGGRRVKVLASVTEGSDISEDWHPILSIIGKNSLSWERERVREQLLVFLKDLEWGRKQHSSFWKKLHFRRVERVVRQTLYMLEKRSTAN
- the nlrx1 gene encoding NLR family member X1 (The RefSeq protein has 1 substitution compared to this genomic sequence), which codes for MWRFGRVTGTEAISKRSYRTLKDLSYKHESTFPERKLEFTFPPSDFCCVRKAGSLLQPRWMSPCRMGWSERIKFTRSSFSGYSLRLYCSSTTNTDPIELHKHKLAMWFSHLPREEKQFGGYFSPQTMHVEPLILEKSPEEGKGLSINPFKGNESLRKSVTAKHLFDPRNSITEQQGLNILLYGAVGTGKSTVVRKLVLDWCAGSALSQFKLVVPFSCEDLSQLSKSTSLRDLVGRKYVHLRKTPFLSGDNNQASEVLFIFNGMEKMKLDFRIATTELCSDPNEALPAGAVVVNLLRKYLLPEASILVTTRLSAVDRIPKKYVNRYAQICGFSDPDRQRTYFTSRLLQQSGEKPGKEAESLIEMLYFNLQRESQLATACLLPSYCWLMCATLHFLHFTDAKAPIRTLTGIYTSFLRLNFGGEVPTVGGDIYSPEEQNSLMLYVVRTVGKLAFDGVNSKHTSFSETDLEQWVGGKTKTDEELQQLAVFRTDVLDFFLMPCVEHSRNLTESDEKRYVFAVPAMQEYLAALYVVLGENKTALEKVTKQVSSALGQAGEDITTLMTILSKFIPLRIFALFNLLKLFPKFFDRVTSLSRGRIANTMAAEMFRSEDSYNEDVLDQVEQSLLGVQGPQPQQTDDTRSFELYPIFMGGLLHYGNRKLLEQLGCDIKSTTVAQITRTLKKQLIKESRKQQPPEELMDLLVLLYELQNPRLTAEVLQSVKVINLSNVRMTPLKCFVLSSVLNCLPPGFVLNELNLSSCHITPDLLHMLYPAFNNTRSLNLQFNSLDSESCILLRDLLLESNCKIKSLQLCDNSLLDRGASHLLDALSGNQSLQKLSLMHTGLGDSTASELAARLESHGGLQVLNVAYNNIGDGAALKLVDACREHATIHTLHLYLNQLTDLGKQSLHVRGVPQEGGRRVKVLASVTEGSDISEDWHPILSIIGKNSLSWERERVREQLLVFLKDLEWGRKQHSSFWKKLHFRRVERVVRQTLYMLEKRSTAN